One window of Quercus robur chromosome 5, dhQueRobu3.1, whole genome shotgun sequence genomic DNA carries:
- the LOC126728638 gene encoding uncharacterized protein LOC126728638, which yields MDTYSGVVTELKKFESHQEFCLIIVGYTFKTSLIYCGIYNSLSGWWTNPSPPWYKVNVDGAIFEAQHATSVGVIFRDHGGLVVAALSKKVFCPLGPLEAEAKALEEAVDFAWDVGIRDAHFECDSKMIVDAVLCTICPQASIYNIITCIGQKVQAFRSFQFSHIKRTGNRPAHILAQHAKNIDNYVTWIEENPDFIESALTQDVLLLSSS from the exons ATGGATACCTATTCTGGAGTTGTGACCGAGCTCAAGAAGTTTGAAAGTCATCAGGAATTCTGTTTGATAATTGTGGGGTACACTTTCAAGACTTCATTGATCTATTGTGGCATCTACAATTCTCTCAGTGGGTGG TGGACCAACCCTTCTCCGCCATGGTACAAGGTCAACGTCGATGGAGCAATTTTTGAGGCCCAACATGCAACGAGTGTGGGGGTCATCTTCAGAGACCATGGTGGCCTGGTAGTAGCAGCCTTGAGCAAGAAGGTGTTCTGCCCTTTGGGTCCTTTAGAAGCTGAGGCTAAAGCTCTGGAGGAAGCTGTGGACTTCGCTTGGGATGTTGGTATAAGGGATGCTCATTTTGAATGTGATTCAAAAATGATCGTAGATGCTGTGCTCTGTACTATCTGTCCTCAAGCATCCATCTATAACATCATTACATGCATTGGTCAGAAGGTACAGGCATTCAGGTCTTTCCAGTTTTCACACATTAAGCGAACAGGGAACCGGCCAGCTCACATATTGGCTCAACATGCCAAGAATATTGACAATTATGTAACTTGGATAGAGGAAAATCCAGACTTTATTGAGTCCGCTTTGACTCAAGATGTACtgcttttatcttcttcttaa
- the LOC126726907 gene encoding uncharacterized protein LOC126726907: protein MALSWLLHSACHVLGSPKITNMHVNSSLNTPNGVPEMMQPACKEVKPSASGFQMPLHYPRYKKADYEQMEESKLDLLLNQYGLSFKGTLDEKRAYAMGAFLWPDQY from the coding sequence atggcTTTGAGTTGGCTTCTTCATTCTGCATGCCATGTTCTAGGGTCACCAAAAATCACTAATATGCATGTCAATAGCAGCTTGAATACCCCTAATGGAGTGCCTGAGATGATGCAACCAGCTTGCAAGGAAGTGAAACCTTCAGCTTCAGGGTTCCAAATGCCTCTTCATTATCCTCGCTACAAGAAAGCTGACTATGAGCAAATGGAGGAGTCGAAACTGGACCTTCTTCTCAACCAATATGGGCTGAGCTTCAAAGGCACTCTTGATGAAAAGAGGGCATATGCAATGGGGGCATTCTTGTGGCCTGATCAATATTAG